In the Clostridium gelidum genome, TTTATTTACTTGATATGGATGTAATAGCCTTAATCTACTTTCCCAAACCTCATCTGGTTCTCCCATTGATACCCATACATCTGTGTAAATTACATCTGCATTTTTACTTCCTTCACTAACATCTTCTGTTAATGTAATACTTGCACCACTTACTTTTGCAATTTTCTTGCATTCTTCTACTAATTCCTCTGCTGGAAATAATTCTTTTGGTGCACATGCTATAAAATTAAGTCCCATCTTCGCACAAGCTACCATTAATGAATTTCCCATATTATTTCTTGCATCACCCATGTAAACAAAGTTAACGCCTTTAAGTCTTCCAAGCTTTTCTTCTATAGTTAAAAGATCTGCAATCATTTGAGTCGGATGAAACTCATCAGTTAATCCATTCCAAACAGGAACTCCTGCATATTCAGCTAATTCTTCAACTGTGTCTTGGCTAAAGCCTCTATATTCTATACCATCATACATTCTTCCAAGAACTCTTGCAGTATCAGCAACACTTTCCTTTTTACCCATTTGAGAGCCTGCTGCATCTAAATATGTAACTCCAAGACCTAAATCACTTCCAGCTACTTCAAAAGAACATCTTGTTCTTGTTGATGTCTTTTCAAATAATAAAACTATATTCTTACCTCTTAATCTATCATGAGGAATTCCAGTTCTTTTTAATGTTTTTAATTCCTTAGATAAATCTAATAAATATCTGATTTCCTCTGGTGTAAAATCTAATAATTTTAAAAAGCTTCTTCCTCTTAAATTTAATGCCATCGTTATTCCCCTTTTCATCTATAATAATAATTTAAATTTTATCAATTATTTTACTTAAATACTACATCTTTTTTTTAGTTTTAACAATCCTTTCTCTTCTAATCAAGCTTAAACTCACTATGCAACTTCTGAATTTATTACTTTAATCAAATTATCAAATAATAATTAGTAGAAAACTTAATTTCGCTAATAAACAAATAAACATCAATATCTATTATAATACTATTGATGTTTATCTAATATTAACAGAATCTAATATTTTTCTAACCGTTATTAGTTTACATGTTTATCTTGAATTAATGCTCCATTAGCTTGTCTGCTGAATTTATTCAAATAATTCCATGACATTTCAGCATAATATGGATTTGGATTACTATGCCACATTCCATCAACAGTACACATCATCATATAATCTGCATTTTGAAGATTGTCATTACTATACCATGTACCAGTATTAATTGTATAACCATACTTATCGAATGTTTGACTATTATTAAGGATAGCACCAAATGTATATTTACTGTCAAAAGTAGTTACAGGTATATTATTCATTTTCTTAAATGTATTTAATAAAGTGTCAAATTCAGCACGTATTAGAGGTTTAGGATCATTGTCTTTCTTTGAGAAATTAATGCCATCATCCGTACCAACTCCATATATAATCGGAAGACGTGTCAAACTTTGTGATAATCTTTTCTGAATGTTTGAAGCAGTGTCCGCATTTAATGAAGGTCCACCTGCAACTATATCTATTCCTGCAAAAATTTCCGGATGTAAGATTGCCATATCTGCAGTCATGGTTGCACCAAGTGATATTCCTGACATATATATTTTTTGTATATCAATTGAATAATGATTTTCTACATCACTAATCAATTTAAGTAAAAACTCTTCATCATTATAATGACTTAATTTAGAATATGGTTCATTCCAAATTCCAGGTGTAGTTGAAGCTGGAATAACAGTTATAAAATTTGATTTTGATCCCACATATGGAAAGCCTAAACCTTCAGCTTGTTCTATATTGTTACCTGAAGCATGTAATGTCATAACCATAGGTACCTTTACATTTGGATGATCTTGTACATATTTAGGTATATATACATTCCAGTTATGAGGAACATTGTTATTATCACCTAGTAATTCTTGTCTGTGTTCAACAACAATTAGTTGATTTTCCATAATATTTTTCCAAGCTGACTGTAGTGCTGCATATACTTCCTTATTAGTTGATGGTCTAGTTAATTGACTAGGATTAGAAAGTCCAATTAACTTTTCATTATAGGATGTTGCAGCTATAGCATTGCTATTAAATGTATTATCCATTGATTCATATCTTGCTCTTCTTGTAGGATTTTTCATACCCATCCATTGGTTATTTAATAAGTAGTCTGTAGTACCTGATGTATACTCACAACCATCAAAGCACATATAAAAACTTGCTTTAGTGATTTTATCACCTTTCATTGTAACCTGTAGCCTGTAGGAAATAAGATCATTATCTGCATCAGTCACACCCACATAAGTAGCATCTTTTAAAGATGCTGGTATTGCTTGTAAAGTCTTTGAGTTAATTGAAATAGCTTGCTCTGCTGCAAACACATAGCTTGGTGTGATAAGAACCATAGAAATAGCAGTTACACATGCCAATATCATGTTTAATGGTTTAATAAATTTTCTTTTCATAAAATATAATCCCCCTATTAATGTTACTTAGTGTTTTGCAAATTATACATTTATAGGTTTTTTGCAGTTTTGCAATCCACTTTATTTATCTTTATACTATATAGACGATTTGCTTTTGTGCTTTCTGACATATGTTTTTATTTTACCTGTATATGTAAAATATCTACAAACGCTTCCATCAGACTATATTTAAATACTATCATCAATAATATGGATTATAAATATGAAACTTTCAAGTTATTCACTTTTAATGTCCAAATGTCGATTACAACAATTAAAAGTTCAATTAGCACATTTATATACTTTAATCACTTTTTAAATTCAAATTCCTTATATAAATTCCAAGTTCCTTCTTTCCAGTTATAAATAGTAACATTATCAAATGAACATTTAAATTCACAAGGATACTGATGAACATATCCCCACACCTTATCATACAAAGACTTTAACCCTTTTGAAGCTAAAGTTACATGGAAAATTTTATCTTTGCCATCTTTCTCTTCAAATTTAATATAAGGTACTGTACTCATCTTATCTATTAACCTATCATGAACAACTTTAGCTTCTTCAGACATATTTACTTTCATGTAAACTACCCTATCACCAAAATGATCATAACCATTAATCATAAAAGGTGTACATTTTTCATTTTCACTAAAACTTCCAAGAACCTTATTTAATTCCGTAATTTCTCCATCATACTCAAAGGGTGCATTAATAGTGAAATGAGCTGGCAACTTAGATGATCTTGACTTGAATTTTTCCATGAGATCTTTTCTTAAATTATTGTTAAAGTCTCCTGCTTTTCCTTTTACCACACCTACTACTACATATCTCATAATTTCTCCTTTATCTATGGCATATTTATGAAGTCGGTAAACCTCAATATTAATTTTCTGAGCTTAGTATTTAAAATAGTTTTTCCAAATCTCCTAAGGCACATTCAAAAATAATAACAAATTAATATGATGCTTTTATATTTTGTACTAAATTCACTAATATACTCATTTCCTTTCATTTAAGTTTCCTCACAATAAATAATCAATATATAACTTCTACTAACTTTCTTCTTTATTTATTAAAGGATATGATAATTAATTCATACCCTTTATTATTTTATTTAGTCAATCTGAAGTCTGTTACTTGTATTAGTGCTTCCACTGGTGCCTGTACTTTCTTTTGGTGGTGTACCAAATCCTGTTCCCAGAGTGCCTGCGCCTCCTCCTGCACTTGTACTTCCACTCGTTCCCGGACCCATACCAAATCCTGTACCCATTCCACCAGTTATGCCTGTACCGCCTCCTGTGCTTGTACTTCCACTTGTTCCTGAGCCCATGCCAAAGCCTGTTCCCGCACTTCCTCCAGTGCCCATTCCACTAGTTGTGCCTGTACCACTTTTTAATATCTGAGATGCACCAGTATTTTGCCATTGTTGAACCTGAGTAATAGCTTCCTGAGGTGTTTTTCCCAATCCTACAAGTACACCTAATAAAATAGCTTTCTGATATAAACGTTGTGTATTAGTTCCTTGACTAGGTTCTCTTAAAGCATAAACAACTAAAGGAGTAATATACCTAATCCAATCATCAGGAGTAAACTTAGATTTGTCTTGACTTGCTTGCCTATTCATAGGCATAGTATATTCATAATTCATGTTGCTCATATTATTCATATCATTTATATCACTCATATCCTCCTCATCTATAAGTATCCCAACCTTAGGTGCATTGGTTAGAATGTCAATTATTCCACGACAAGAATTAAACTGACTTGTTAAGTCTTGGCCTGCTGTAAGTCCAAAATGTGTTCCTCCCCCCCAAGCTTCTGAATTACTTATATCATAGACAATTCCTTCTATTGCAACATAGGCAGGGTATCCATTTCTTCCGGTATATTGTGCTAAATCTTCTAAGGTAAACTCTTTTTGTTGTCTATAATAATTATTTCCTGTAAGTTCGTTAATAGTTTTAAAGTCAAAATAAATAGACATAAATACCTCTCATACATTTCTACCTATAAAATATATGATTCAAACATTAAAAACTTGCTTAATAAAATGTAATCTAGACTTGAGCAAGTTAAAAATACATTTATATTTTATTGCTAACCCCGAATGTTTCCTATAAATATTTATATATGAAAAAATTTTTCTATATAAATACTTTCCTTTAAACATATATACCTTTTTAAATATATTTCTATAAATAAAGGTTTATAGAAATATTTAAACCTATTTTAATATAAAACTACAAAAATATAAATATATTATTATGATTAAGTTCATAAAGAAAGCTCTGTTAACTAGATACAAGATTTAGTTAACAGAACTTTTCGTTTCGTGCTCTTTTAGGCATATTTAAAAATATTTTTATTGTTCCATGAATTAATATACATCATTTTAATTGAGTTAAATCTATGGTAAATGGTTTCCCTATTTGTTCAATCTTCCATTCACCATCTGGAAATTCTTCTGCATAAGGTGTTAAAGTCAATGTCTTTGCATTTTCATTATATTTTTCATCATATTTATTTATTTTTAATACCACACGATCTTTTCCAATGTGATCTGCCCTATCTGACCTAAATCTAACATAATGATTTAAATTATCATTACCAGAAACCACTAACCCATAACGTGGTTTCTCTTTATAATTTGATACTGAAGCATAAATTTTTTGACCTAATGAGTTATCTGTATATTTTTCTAAAGTCCATTCCTCTCCATTTTCGAGGGTAAATTTATTATTAAGTTCCATTTCTCTAGTATCAGCTTTTAATTCATCACCATTAGCCTTAAATTCAAATACCCACTTTCCATCTTTTATATTTCCATTTATATCTACAGTTGAAAATCTAATTTTCATATCTAAATCTCCATCTAAGTTATTATTTCCTAAATCATAGGTTCTAACTTCTTGAACCTTATAATCATCAATCCTCTTAGATGATCCACAGCCTCCAGCAAATACCACTTTATTATTTATATAAATTAGACCAGAAGTATGTACAGGTGACTCCACATTCTTTAATTTCTCGTCAGAAGATATATTATATGAAACATTTATTTCATTTCCATCTACTATAACTTCATTTAGTTTAATTGTTATTCCATTATCAGTTATTGATTTATTAATAACCGTCTTATATTCATCTAAATTCTTATATATACCTAAGAAACTACCAATATCCTCTACTCCAGCTATTTTTAATACATTTGTTAATGCATTTGCTCCAACATTTGTGCCAAATAATGTTACTGTGAATGCTAAAGCCACTCCTGCTACTATCATATTCCTTTTATGAGATTTATTTTTAGAAATTGATTTTCTAAAATTAGCCTTAATTTTTTTCTTTTCTATATCATTTAAATCTTCTTTTTCATAATCGTCTAAATTTATATTTGCTCCATTTAACATACTATATATATTGTTTTTCATGCT is a window encoding:
- the argF gene encoding ornithine carbamoyltransferase: MALNLRGRSFLKLLDFTPEEIRYLLDLSKELKTLKRTGIPHDRLRGKNIVLLFEKTSTRTRCSFEVAGSDLGLGVTYLDAAGSQMGKKESVADTARVLGRMYDGIEYRGFSQDTVEELAEYAGVPVWNGLTDEFHPTQMIADLLTIEEKLGRLKGVNFVYMGDARNNMGNSLMVACAKMGLNFIACAPKELFPAEELVEECKKIAKVSGASITLTEDVSEGSKNADVIYTDVWVSMGEPDEVWESRLRLLHPYQVNKSVMDNANSEAIFMHCLPAYHDLKTKIGKDVGEKFGLTEIEVTDEVFEGKQSVVFDEAENRMHSIKAIILATIGV
- a CDS encoding alpha/beta hydrolase family protein, with product MKRKFIKPLNMILACVTAISMVLITPSYVFAAEQAISINSKTLQAIPASLKDATYVGVTDADNDLISYRLQVTMKGDKITKASFYMCFDGCEYTSGTTDYLLNNQWMGMKNPTRRARYESMDNTFNSNAIAATSYNEKLIGLSNPSQLTRPSTNKEVYAALQSAWKNIMENQLIVVEHRQELLGDNNNVPHNWNVYIPKYVQDHPNVKVPMVMTLHASGNNIEQAEGLGFPYVGSKSNFITVIPASTTPGIWNEPYSKLSHYNDEEFLLKLISDVENHYSIDIQKIYMSGISLGATMTADMAILHPEIFAGIDIVAGGPSLNADTASNIQKRLSQSLTRLPIIYGVGTDDGINFSKKDNDPKPLIRAEFDTLLNTFKKMNNIPVTTFDSKYTFGAILNNSQTFDKYGYTINTGTWYSNDNLQNADYMMMCTVDGMWHSNPNPYYAEMSWNYLNKFSRQANGALIQDKHVN
- a CDS encoding 2'-5' RNA ligase family protein, coding for MRYVVVGVVKGKAGDFNNNLRKDLMEKFKSRSSKLPAHFTINAPFEYDGEITELNKVLGSFSENEKCTPFMINGYDHFGDRVVYMKVNMSEEAKVVHDRLIDKMSTVPYIKFEEKDGKDKIFHVTLASKGLKSLYDKVWGYVHQYPCEFKCSFDNVTIYNWKEGTWNLYKEFEFKK
- a CDS encoding cytochrome b5 domain-containing protein; the encoded protein is MSIYFDFKTINELTGNNYYRQQKEFTLEDLAQYTGRNGYPAYVAIEGIVYDISNSEAWGGGTHFGLTAGQDLTSQFNSCRGIIDILTNAPKVGILIDEEDMSDINDMNNMSNMNYEYTMPMNRQASQDKSKFTPDDWIRYITPLVVYALREPSQGTNTQRLYQKAILLGVLVGLGKTPQEAITQVQQWQNTGASQILKSGTGTTSGMGTGGSAGTGFGMGSGTSGSTSTGGGTGITGGMGTGFGMGPGTSGSTSAGGGAGTLGTGFGTPPKESTGTSGSTNTSNRLQID
- a CDS encoding DUF4179 domain-containing protein, with the translated sequence MKNNIYSMLNGANINLDDYEKEDLNDIEKKKIKANFRKSISKNKSHKRNMIVAGVALAFTVTLFGTNVGANALTNVLKIAGVEDIGSFLGIYKNLDEYKTVINKSITDNGITIKLNEVIVDGNEINVSYNISSDEKLKNVESPVHTSGLIYINNKVVFAGGCGSSKRIDDYKVQEVRTYDLGNNNLDGDLDMKIRFSTVDINGNIKDGKWVFEFKANGDELKADTREMELNNKFTLENGEEWTLEKYTDNSLGQKIYASVSNYKEKPRYGLVVSGNDNLNHYVRFRSDRADHIGKDRVVLKINKYDEKYNENAKTLTLTPYAEEFPDGEWKIEQIGKPFTIDLTQLK